The Rugosibacter aromaticivorans region TGGCCAATGATGAGCTTGGCTTGCAGCGGATATGGCGTGCTTTCGTCGCGCAATCCAAGCACCGGCCCGCCGTTGCCGCGCGCCTTGAGCGGCAGACCCTTGTATTGCCCTTGCGCCGTGAAGGTAAGCCCTGCTCCAGCTGGCTGAGTGTTTAACGTCGAGAGCTCCGACCGAATGCTGGTCTTCTGCCCTGCATCGTCGTAGCCTAGCAGGCCATGGTCGAGCGTCAGGCGGTCGATCTGGATACGCGCCCCTTCGTCCTGTTGGTTGATGTCCAGCAGCCAGTTCTTTCGACCGCCGGTGCCTTGCTCCAGAAAAACCACAGGCCGCTCGAGTCGCACCTCGGGAAAAATGATGTTTTGCCGGAGCAGTTGCGGCAAATCGATCACGATTTCCACCACATCGGCTGTGACCATCTGCTTTTCCCTGGCCCAATCCGGATTCGCGAACGTCACTGCGTCGGCGTGAATGCGCGGCAAAGGCCAGTCGAATGTCACCTTTAGTTCGCCGTTGATGGCCAATACGCGACCGGTTTTCTCCGCCGTCATGCGCTCTATCGGGCCGCGCAGCCAGTTCCAGCCGAAAATTGCGATGAAAAGAACCCCCACCACGATAGGTGCAAGAAAAACCCCGGCAATCCATTTGAGCGAACGAGGCAATATCACAATATCATGGTGGCACGATCGAACCACCTCTGGCGGGACCGCAGGGTAGCCTGCTCAAGTTACTGCTTTGCTTTCCAGTTGCAATCGACACGATCACGTCGCCAATTGGCCCGCTCACTGCCATTCCAACAGCCTCTTCGGCAACGCTGCCAGATGCCGCGCCAGCCCCGTGCCCAATAGGTGAGCGTCCAGTGTGCCTGTGATGGGGTCGCGGTTGACATGTTCCTCATTGGCTACAACTTGCCTCGTAACCACTTCCGTCATTTCAGTCCTCCTTCGTCGATTGCCGGCGTTTCAAGTTGGCTGTTGCATGGTGACCCTGTGCACCCTTAACCCGGAGATCGTATTCGATCGGTGCGCTCGCACACCCGCTCGCATACCTTATGCATCATTTGTATGTTCGCTTCGAGTAAGCCGCCGTAACGCTTTCTTCACGGTGTTTGTTGCGCAGATAGATCCACTGGCCGATGCCGGCAGCCACCAGCATCAACAGATTGGTTGTCACGAACACCCAATTGCCCAATAACCCGCTATAAATGACGAATCCGGTCGAAGCCGCCAGTTGCCCGACGAACAGCCACTTCGACAATCCCCGCGTACTCCGGTCACGCCATTCGGTAAAAACCTGGCGGCCGATAGTAAGCAACGACATGGCCGCGGCTGACCAACCGATCAATTCAGTCCACATGAGCGACGCGAAATTCGCTCAGTTCAGGATGCCAGTGCCAGGCGCGCACATGGCGTTGCGATACTTACCATATCTGGTCGCGATCGCCATCGGCCAGGCATGCGAAAGGAGCAGGATTGAATTTCTTATCGCTTTTTTCTTGGTTGGCGGATGGTCGGTGCCTGTCGATCCATCCTTTTTCCAGTCACCCGCCCGTGTTTTGCTATTGCTGCTGACGGCTGGCTGGCTGAATCCTTTTTTGAGCGTCACGATATTCCTCCTGTCTGCAGACTCAATTGGACGCGCTTTCCACCAGTCGCGGTGCTGCAACCGGATTGAAATCCGTCCAGTCTCCATCGCGTCATTCGCCATACGCCTCTTCGATATCCACCGCGCCTTCCGCGCGCAGGGTAGCGATCACGCGTTTTTCGTTCTCCGGTTTTGCAATACGCACCGATAACATGACGCCGCTCGAACGGCGTTCTGGCGCACGCGGCTTGCCATCATGATTGCCGAGCCCATCCAGCACACTGGCCAGCGACCCCACACAGGCGCCAGTCGCCGCGGCGGCAAGCGCGACCACCGGCCCACCCGATGTGCCGATCGTCCTGGCAGTGAGCCCTGCGGCAACGGCCGTGCTCGCCGCCGACTTGCCTGCACCTTTTGCACCTTCTGCACCAGGATCTTCATCCTCGTCACCACCCACGACAAAAGCATCGTGCTGACCCGGCGGATTGTTGTGAAAAATGCAGATATCCGCAGTGTCGATATATTGCGCAATCAATGCCGAAACGGCGTCCGCGCCGTCTTTTGCCTGAAATCGCCCTGCGATGACTCGCTCCATTGCATTACCCTTTCGCACCGCAGCATTACATCAGCCAGATAAGAAATTTCAAGTAGTTGTCGATCTGCTCGACCCGGGCACCCGTGACAATGCTCCTCCACTCCAGCGCAATGTTCTGTTCGCTAGCCAACACAAGGCGGATAAGTCACTGCTTTGACGCGGCCGGCTTCACGCGCCAGATGACATTGCCAATATCGTCCGCGACAAGTAGCGCGCCTGCCCTGTCCACCGCCACGCCTACGGGGCGGCCAAGAGCGTCACCCTGCGCATTGACAAAGCCGGTAAGTACGTCCTCGGGCGCCCCCACAGGGCGTCCATTGGCAAACGCTACGAATATGACTTTGTAGCCACTCCGCGGTTTGCGGTTCCACGAGCCATGCTGGCCGATGAACGCCCCGCCGGCATAGCGCTGCGGTAAAAGACTCCCACGATAGAACACCAGCCCGAGTGATGCGGTATGCGTGCCCAGCGCATAGTCAGGCGCAAGGGAACGAGCGACCAGATCGGGACGCTGGGGCTTCACCCGCGCATCGACGTGCTGGCCGTAATAGCTGTAAGGCCAGCCGTAGAAAGCGCCATCCTGCACCGACGTCATAAAGTCGGGAACCAGATCACTGCCAAGCTCGTCACGTTCATTCACCGCGGTCCAAAGCGTACCGCTTTGCGGCTGCCAATCAAGCCCGTTCGGATTGCGCAAACCCGAGGCAAACAGTCGCGAGCGGCCAGTTGCAGGATCGACCTCCAAGATGGCAGCGCGGTTGACCTCGTTCTCCATGCCATTTTCGCCCACATTGCTATTCGAGCCTACCGTCACATAGAGGCGCGAACCGTCGCGGTTGGCAATGACATTCTTGGTCCAGTGATGGTTGATCGTGCCTGCAGGCAGATTGACGACTTTTACGCCGGGCGCGGTGATCTGCGTATCACCTATTTTGTAGGGGAAGCGCATGATCGAATCGGTGTTGGCCACATAGAAGGCGCTGCCGACGAGCGCCATGCCAAAAGGCGAATTTAATCCGCTCAGGAAGACGGTTCGCGTCTCCGCAATACCATCCCCGTCCGTGTCACGCAACAGCGTAATGCGGTCGGCGCTAGGAGTTGCGGCACCTGCGCGTTTCATCACCAGCCTCATGATCCAGCCCTTGATGCCTTTGCCGTCTTCGGGCTTGAGCGGGGCATTGGTTTCGGCAACCAGCACATCGCCGTTGGGAAGGACATAGAGCCAACGGGGGTGATCGAGGCCAGCCGCGTAGGCATTCACCTCAAGCCCGGCTGCAGCCACCGGCGTCGCCCCGGCTGGCCAGCCCTTGGCCGGGGCAATGTGTACCGTCGGTATGAGCGTCGGATGCGGCGGCGGCAGGGTGGGATAGGGGCCGACACCGGCGTTCTGCGACAACGTCGCCACTTCGCCGCAGCCGACGAGATTCAGCATCAGAAAAATGGCCAGTAGAAAGAATGCGATGAGCTTGTGCATCAGGATTTGGAATTCCCGCAACGCGATTGCCGTTGCCGGGTTTACCTATTTTGTATGTCGATCACGCATGATCTACCGCAGCACAGGTCCGGTCTGTGCGTCAAAACACAAATGCCGCTCATCGGCAAGACCAGGCAGGCAAGCGGGCGGAGGACAGCCCTGTATCCAGGTTTATTGTTTCTGCGCGACCACCCGGCCTGCCGTGTTCACGAATACCCGGTAGCGGCTGCCGTCCTTGCATGACGCGATGTGGTCGTTGTCCGCTTGCCGTTTTGCACTGATGACCTGGCCGCATGGCAAGCCCAGCAGCATGATGACGGATGTCAGGTCCTTGAGCAGAGCAGTGTCGTCTGCGGCCGACGATGGTCCTGCGAAGAACACCGTGAGCGCGAATATTAAGGCCGAAGCCCGGGCAGGTGTGGTCAAAACGCTCTCCTTGGGTCAGGTTATTGAATTGAATTTTACCGGATCCGCGAGGATGCCCCAGATCGCTTCGCGCGACCCTGAGATCGTGCGGGCCAGGGATGGATCACTGTTCTGGACGAGGGCAAGCACCTTGAGGACCAGCATGTCGTAGGGTTGCCGCAGTGAGGCGACACTGGTCTTCTGCCCGCTCTGGTAATGTGCCCGGAACTGTTTCAGCAGATCGTCCATCTGGTTCTTGAGCGCAAGCTTGGTGAACACGCCGATGGCATTGGTGTCCCGTAGCCGCGCCTTCAGAGCCGCCACATCCAGCGGCGGCTCCAGCTTCCTGGCAACGGGAAGCGTATCCTCATTCTTCCGTGGCTGATCAATGGTCACCGGAGAGATGAAAACCTTTGCAGGCGTTTTGGCGAGCGGAGGAGCGGCCTTGGCGGCTCTCCGGCTCCAAGGCTGCGTCGGCGCACCGGCCACCGGTTCGACTCCGATGGCCTCGCCGCTAATCATCACGGGCTGGCGCAGCCCGGCAGGGGGCGCCGCCAACGCGACGGTCGCTTCCTCTCTTGCTTCGGACCGAAGCGGCTCGGCCGCGACGGCTCGGTCCTGGTTCGATCCGTCCAAGGACAGATCGGCTACCACGGGTCCTGTTTGTGTCATCACGCTCGGCGGCACCTCTTTTACCGCAGCGCAACCTGCCGCCAGAGAGAAGAAGAGAATTCCGATAATACGCACTGCAGGTTGAACAAGCACTTTGGCTCCCGGTTTGGCGTGGCTGTCATACTTACGTACGGCTGAAATTGGAGAGATCTTTGCTAGCTATTGCGCTCGGATTGTCTCGATGCGTGCTACTAGTTCTGGCTCGACTGGCAACTGTTGTATGCACATATTCCGCTTCACCGGGAATCATCCTCGAAGTAGCGTAGATCGCCAAGATGGGCCATGTCTGCCGCAAGCTCATTTTGCTCAACTCTTTGCACCACAGTTCACGAAGCCGGGGCCAGCGTGCCATTCTCCACCCTGACCTTGTCACCTACTTTGAGAGCCGGCTCGGTCGCGTAGGAAATCGTCTGGATACCACCACCCTGGAGGCGGACGGTTACGTCGTAGTGCCTAGTCTTCTTGACCCGCTTTTCGATCTCGTTGCCGGCAACAGCCCCGCTCACGGCACCCGCAATCTCAGCTGCGGCAGTACCTCGGCCCTTGCCAATCTGGCTGCCGATCATCGCACCTACCACGCCACCGGCGATTTTGCCGAGATAACTGCCATCGCCTGTGATCTCGACCACGTTGATCAATTCGACCACACCGCAATTGGCGCAAATTCTGGTTGCCCTGCGTGCGGACGGCATGTGACCAGCCACCGCCAGCAGTGACTGGCCGAGGAGGGCGCTCGCCTCCTGATCACTGCGGCGCAACGTGGCCGTGGTTACCGAGTTGGCCGAAATACGGTCCCGATCCTTGATGGTGTAAGTACCCTCATACACGCCGGTCGCTACTTCCTTCAGGGATAACTTCCCCTTCACCCCATTGATCCTGACGCTGGCCTTTCCGCCCGGGCTTCCGGACAGGGAAAAGAACAAGTCCGTGCCCGAATCCAATCGGCCCACCGGGCCAACCTCGAAACGATCGATTCTGGGAACTGCCGCCAAAGCAGCGGCATCGGCTGCGCGTTTGGCGTCGGAACGTGAAGCGGCACCAGCAAGGAGAGATTCATCCAGAATGTCGGTGGCAATGCGATTGCCTACGCGCAAATTGGCAGTGACCATAGCCTCGGCCGTGATGCGATCCCTGCTCTTGATGGTGTAAGTGGCTTCATACACGCCGGCCTCCACTTCCTCCAGCGGGAACCTGTCCACGACCCCATTGATCCGGACAGCCGCCGTTCCGCCAGGGCTCCCGTAGAGGGTAAACATCAGGTCATTGCCAGCGGTCAGTCGTCTGGCCGGTTCGACATCGAACCCGTCGATCCTGGGGCCCGCAACCGGGTACGCAGTCTGCTGCGCCCGCGCGATCGTCGAAGACAACGCAAGTGGAAAAAGTATCAACAGTGCAAATGGCACCAACAACATTTTCTTAGGTATGCTCACAATCTTCCTTTGCCTTTTAAGTTCAAAACCAGCTCCCCGGAAGGGTACCAATCGCGGTTGCGATAAAGAAAGCCCCTGAGCTGTCGCTCAGCTTCCTCTTTCAGATGCCGTGCCGCTCCTGGAGACTACCGGCGAGTTGGTCATGCTTGCCGGCGTCCACGCCCAAATCATCGCCAAGGAGCTTGCTCCATTGCTCTTTCGGTTTACCGCTGAACTGCTTCCAGTGACCCTCACAACGACCCCTGTTC contains the following coding sequences:
- a CDS encoding PQQ-dependent sugar dehydrogenase encodes the protein MHKLIAFFLLAIFLMLNLVGCGEVATLSQNAGVGPYPTLPPPHPTLIPTVHIAPAKGWPAGATPVAAAGLEVNAYAAGLDHPRWLYVLPNGDVLVAETNAPLKPEDGKGIKGWIMRLVMKRAGAATPSADRITLLRDTDGDGIAETRTVFLSGLNSPFGMALVGSAFYVANTDSIMRFPYKIGDTQITAPGVKVVNLPAGTINHHWTKNVIANRDGSRLYVTVGSNSNVGENGMENEVNRAAILEVDPATGRSRLFASGLRNPNGLDWQPQSGTLWTAVNERDELGSDLVPDFMTSVQDGAFYGWPYSYYGQHVDARVKPQRPDLVARSLAPDYALGTHTASLGLVFYRGSLLPQRYAGGAFIGQHGSWNRKPRSGYKVIFVAFANGRPVGAPEDVLTGFVNAQGDALGRPVGVAVDRAGALLVADDIGNVIWRVKPAASKQ
- a CDS encoding glycine zipper 2TM domain-containing protein, which gives rise to MSIPKKMLLVPFALLILFPLALSSTIARAQQTAYPVAGPRIDGFDVEPARRLTAGNDLMFTLYGSPGGTAAVRINGVVDRFPLEEVEAGVYEATYTIKSRDRITAEAMVTANLRVGNRIATDILDESLLAGAASRSDAKRAADAAALAAVPRIDRFEVGPVGRLDSGTDLFFSLSGSPGGKASVRINGVKGKLSLKEVATGVYEGTYTIKDRDRISANSVTTATLRRSDQEASALLGQSLLAVAGHMPSARRATRICANCGVVELINVVEITGDGSYLGKIAGGVVGAMIGSQIGKGRGTAAAEIAGAVSGAVAGNEIEKRVKKTRHYDVTVRLQGGGIQTISYATEPALKVGDKVRVENGTLAPAS
- a CDS encoding CsbD family protein; the protein is MNRGRCEGHWKQFSGKPKEQWSKLLGDDLGVDAGKHDQLAGSLQERHGI